One region of Gorilla gorilla gorilla isolate KB3781 chromosome 13, NHGRI_mGorGor1-v2.1_pri, whole genome shotgun sequence genomic DNA includes:
- the PDCL gene encoding phosducin-like protein, whose product MTTLDDKLLGEKLQYYYSSSEDEDSDHEDKDRGRGAPASSSVPAEAELAGEGISVNTGPKGVINDWRRFKQLETEQREEQCREMERLIKKLSMTCRSHLDEEEEQQKQKDLQEKISGKMTLKEFAMMNEDQDDEEFLQQYRKQRMEEMRQQLHKGPQFKQVFEISSGEGFLDMIDKEQKSIVIMVHIYEDGIPGTEAMNGCMICLAAEYPAVKFCRVKSSVIGASSRFTRNALPALLIYKGGELIGNFVRVTDQLGDDFFAVDLEAFLQEFGLLPEKEVLVLTSVRNSATCHSEDSDLEID is encoded by the exons ATGACCACCCTTGATGATAAGTTGCTGGGGGAGAAACTGCAGTACTACTACAGCAGCAGTGAGGATGAGGACAGTGACCACGAGGACAAGGACCGAGGCAGAGGTGCCCCAGCCAGCAGTTCTGTGCCTGCAGAGGCTGAGCTGGCAGGCGAAGGCATCTCAGTTAACACAG GCCCAAAAGGTGTGATCAATGACTGGCGCCGCTTCAAGCAGTTGGAGACAGAGCAGAGGGAGGAGCAGTGCCGGGAGATGGAAAGGCTGATCAAGAAGCTGTCAATGACTTGCAGGTCCCATCTGGATGAAGAGGAGGAgcaacagaaacagaaagaccTACAGGAGAAGATCAGTGGGAAG ATGACTCTGAAGGAGTTTGCCATGATGAATGAGGACCAAGATGATGAAGAGTTTCTGCAGCAGTACCGGAAGCAGCGAATGGAAGAGATGCGGCAGCAGCTTCACAAGGGGCCCCAATTCAAGCAGGTTTTTGAGATCTCCAGTGGAGAAGGGTTTTTAGACATGATTgataaagaacagaaaagcatTGTCATCATGGTTCATATTTATGAGGATGGCATTCCAGGAACCGAAGCCATGAATGGTTGCATGATCTGCCTTGCCGCAGAGTACCCAGCTGTCAAGTTCTGCAGGGTGAAGAGCTCAGTTATTGGCGCCAGCAGTCGGTTCACCAGGAATGCCCTTCCTGCCCTGCTGATCTATAAGGGGGGTGAATTGATCGGCAATTTTGTTCGTGTTACTGACCAGCTGGGGGATGATTTCTTTGCTGTGGACCTTGAAGCTTTTCTCCAGGAATTTGGATTACTCCCAGAAAAGGAAGTCTTGGTGCTGACATCTGTGCGTAACTCTGCCACGTGTCACAGTGAGGATAGCGACCTGGAAATAGATTGA